TAACGCGCCCCATGCAACCAAGCActtggtctacgatcagctagcGCTCAGGCGCGTGCTAACGTGCGCGGAAGGATTGCTtgtgatctacgaccaccctccGCTTGCTGGGCGCGCTAGCTAAAGCTAGCGCCCTTATTTGGTTTAGTAAAGGGGGGTCGCCCTAAACGAGTAAGGCCGGATTTCATCTCCTGCGCCCCGATTTACAATCAGCTAGGGCGCTCATGGAGTTTCTTCTTTGCTGGGGCCATCTGCAAAACCCAGCCAATGCAGGGGGTTTGGCTCCAGACTCCAACTCGATCTTGTGGTAGACTGCCCTCCTAGGGGGCACTTGGCAACTAACTCGTGGGGCATGACATCCCCCAATTCCTCAAGTACTTGCTGCACTTCCTGAGAAAGAAGTCGTCTTGGTATTGGATCCGCTCTTCTGTTAGCATGAACATGAATTAGATTCTATTCGTCTTCTTTATTCTTAAGAGAACCCCCCACCCGAACCATTCTTAAGACCACCAAGCCCTCTCGAATTAGTTCTACGATAGAAGCTTTCAACGTACACCCGGGGACAAATCTTTCACTCACTGAGAAGTGAAAACCTGTGACTATATCGTCCTGAAGACGGATGCGACGGGAAGAAGTGGCATTTGGAAGTGTTGCTGACTTAACATTTAGGTTTCGGCATAACAAAGCTTGCACTGTCTTTTCGCACTTAGGCGCACAGCGTGCCGTTGGTAATGATTCTACTACGGTGCCACAAATTCGCAAGCTGATCCTAAGTAATCGTTGTTGTTCATTGGATTCCGGAGGAACTACTTCGTTAGGATTGGGGAATTGCTGCGATTCTTCCTGAATAGCCTGGATTCTCCCGTCGAGAGTCACTTTTAAAGTATTACCTAAACTCTTCCGACTGAATATGATAAAGCCTATAAAACGACGAGCTACTATCATTTCTTCATTATAGATTGAGATCTTCTTCGAACTTGATGCACAAATAGATGGAATAGCAGCAAATAGCATCTTTCTATCCTGCATATCCGTGGAACTCAATCTCATTTAGAAACCTTATAAGCATCTATCTTTCAGCAACTGAACGGGAAGTGGTTTAGGAAAGGACTTTAGAATCGGATGCGCTCGCCCAGCGAGAAAGGCCCTGCCCCTGCAAagtcaaaagaaagaagagaacgTGTAATTAGAATTCGTCTTTTGTAACTCTGACGGAGTCATGTTTAACCTTGAATGCTATTAATAGATTCTACAGCAATAGTCCCTCGGACTCGGAAAGTAATAACGAAAATGGCTGACCCAATAGCTGATTCCGCAGCTGCCACCGTTGGAACCAATGAAGCAAATGATTGACCCATCATATCATCCGAAGAAACTGAAAATACCAAAAAGTTCGAATTCACAGCTAATAACATTGATTCAATTGGCATTGACATAATAGGAATATTTCGTCTATTAAGGAGGATTCCCCGAATACCTGAAATAGAGATGATCATAGAAAATGTGAAATATTTGATAGGATCCGTTTCGGGAACGTGGAATGTAAGAGAAATTCAAATGTTATAACTTTCGAAAGAAAGCAAATGTTTCATAAACATTTGATAGTGCACAGAAGCGAAACCCTCCATTTCCAAATCTTTGATTAACTTGGCAAAAAAATGATATAGAAGTTCAAGGGATATAGTCCGCAGAGGTTCCTGAGTTGCATTCAGCAGAAACTCCACGAACTGCTATATTAAATAATCTTAAAATCTTTCGGCCTCCTCCAACACGTTGGAGACCCCCGAATATATGATAATTAGGCCCTGGTCCGTTTCTTTGTTAAAAACGGAAACCAAGAGATTCGCCGCTCGCGCCCTATCGTCCAAAAAGAGGCGGTCATTGCTAAATCAAAATAGTAGGATTTGACCAAAAATGGAAGCCGTTAGACCGAACGACGGTCTCTTGGGGGTAGTTTCCCAACTATATTTGaaaatggattggttatccataaagataaagaaagcTTTCTTGTAGTTCCGCTTCATGCTCTAAAAATTCAGAAAGACTTGTCGGAAATCGCCGGTTGGGTTGGTCCGATCCT
The Telopea speciosissima isolate NSW1024214 ecotype Mountain lineage unplaced genomic scaffold, Tspe_v1 Tspe_v1.0012, whole genome shotgun sequence genome window above contains:
- the LOC122647091 gene encoding ATP synthase protein MI25-like yields the protein MIISISGIRGILLNRRNIPIMSMPIESMLLAVNSNFLVFSVSSDDMMGQSFASLVPTVAAAESAIGSAIFVITFRVRGTIAVESINSIQGAGPFSLGELSSTDMQDRKMLFAAIPSICASSSKKISIYNEEMIVARRFIGFIIFSRKSLGNTLKVTLDGRIQAIQEESQQFPNPNEVVPPESNEQQRLLRISLRICGTVVESLPTARCAPKCEKTVQALLCRNLNVKSATLPNATSSRRIRLQDDIVTGFHFSVSERFVPGCTLKASIVELIREGLVVLRMVRVGGSLKNKEDE